A region of the Deltaproteobacteria bacterium genome:
TTTAACGCCTTTAATCCTGCCCGATTTTGCATATTCTTCAAGCTTTTCGACCGAATCTATCTTGAATTGATCGTACAACAGCTTTGCCGTCTTTGGCCCGACTCCCTGAATAGATAAGACATCAAGCACACCCTGAGGGATTTCTTTTTTAAGCTCTTCATAGGAAATCATTTTACCTGTTTTGACATATTCTTCTATTTTGGAAGCCAGATCCTTGCCGATACCCGGAATCTCTTCAAGATCGTGTGTTTGAACGAGTTTATCGGCATCCTCTGCAAGATCTTCCATAACATACGCAGCCTTCCGGTACGCCCGTATTCTAAAAGGATTATCTCCCCTCATCTCAAGCATGTCAGCTATATTGTTAAATATGTGAGCAATTTCTTTATTCAACATATATAAAAGATAAACGTATGATAAAAAATATCAATAATTTGTTTAATCAAAGTAATTCCTTTGTACAGTAACACAACCGCATGAATGTGCTTTTGAGGTACTGCGGTATAATACGGTTGACTTTAATTTTATCCTTGCAAAAAGATTTTATAAGTGTAGTATAAATATCTGTATGCCTAATAATAATGAAAAACGAAAGCATATACGGGCAAAAACACACGTACGGGTTAATTGCAAAAGTGAGGGTATTTTCTTTTCTGATTTTACAAGAGATATAAGTTTTGATGGAGCTGGCATAGAAAGTCTGGTGACCATTGCCCCTGGAACAATTATTGATCTATTCTTCACATTACCTGAGGAGACAGAAAGCATAATGGTAAGAGGTAAGGTTTTGTGGTCAAGAGTAAAACCAAG
Encoded here:
- a CDS encoding PilZ domain-containing protein — translated: MPNNNEKRKHIRAKTHVRVNCKSEGIFFSDFTRDISFDGAGIESLVTIAPGTIIDLFFTLPEETESIMVRGKVLWSRVKPSTYESGKSNAMFGVQFIDINDSHKEKLFGFVSKRIA